From the Thermovirga lienii DSM 17291 genome, one window contains:
- a CDS encoding hypothetical protein (KEGG: aco:Amico_1453 hypothetical protein~SPTR: Putative uncharacterized protein) has translation MSFIEILEKTKFFWEEYGFSTWQWQELGGVYRRVTFKKDSLMGEIARYYADDYVVFTHNGLSSAQKILSQWKPIPDVMTQRVLMVVNDPLHGHQKILHKSFLFGFRGWIDVSFYCPEGDDVHRKFSDLAVLVRNAFKIYNKVTSQVEGGNVQ, from the coding sequence TTGTCTTTCATTGAGATACTAGAGAAAACAAAATTTTTTTGGGAGGAATATGGTTTTTCAACGTGGCAGTGGCAAGAGCTTGGGGGGGTTTACCGCAGGGTGACCTTCAAGAAGGATTCGCTAATGGGAGAAATTGCGAGGTATTACGCTGATGATTACGTAGTTTTCACTCATAACGGTTTGTCTTCTGCTCAGAAGATTCTAAGTCAGTGGAAGCCCATCCCCGACGTAATGACCCAAAGGGTGCTCATGGTAGTGAACGACCCATTACATGGTCATCAAAAGATTTTGCACAAAAGTTTCTTGTTTGGCTTTAGAGGATGGATAGATGTTTCTTTTTACTGCCCTGAGGGAGATGACGTGCATCGTAAATTTTCGGATCTGGCTGTTCTTGTGAGAAACGCTTTTAAAATCTACAATAAGGTGACATCTCAGGTAGAAGGGGGGAATGTCCAGTAA
- a CDS encoding protein of unknown function DUF610 YibQ (PFAM: Divergent polysaccharide deacetylase~COGs: COG2861 conserved hypothetical protein~InterPro IPR006837~KEGG: aco:Amico_1455 protein of unknown function DUF610 YibQ~PFAM: protein of unknown function DUF610 YibQ~SPTR: Putative uncharacterized protein): MFSSGRIVYASDKPKVAIVVDDFGYSLLQARRIANIDLPLTWAIIPYKTHSAAIADMARKRGIPFIVHLPMQAYSDSDNGPFLVGVNMPYTRIRQVVRNAIWSLPGSWGLNNHRGSRATSDRRVMTAVIDEVKAEGLLFLDSRTSSKSVAFDVAKSAGVPSARNRVFIDGDPDMDVMQERFAQLKSIAIKRGGAIGICHVRENTIEFLETIYKSAHSDVEFVTVPEYLENYPLGIEEE; encoded by the coding sequence TTGTTTAGTAGTGGTAGGATAGTGTATGCCAGTGATAAGCCAAAGGTGGCCATCGTCGTAGATGACTTTGGTTATTCTTTGCTTCAGGCAAGGAGAATCGCTAACATAGATTTGCCTTTGACGTGGGCAATAATTCCATATAAAACTCACAGTGCTGCGATAGCGGATATGGCTAGAAAACGAGGGATTCCTTTTATCGTTCATTTACCTATGCAGGCTTATTCGGATTCTGATAATGGGCCTTTTCTCGTAGGGGTGAACATGCCCTATACAAGGATTCGCCAGGTCGTCAGAAATGCCATATGGTCTTTGCCAGGTAGTTGGGGATTGAACAATCACAGGGGTTCAAGGGCCACTTCAGATAGAAGGGTCATGACAGCGGTGATAGATGAAGTAAAAGCGGAAGGCCTATTGTTTTTGGATAGCCGGACAAGTTCCAAATCTGTGGCGTTTGATGTAGCAAAGAGTGCTGGGGTTCCAAGCGCCAGAAACAGAGTGTTTATTGATGGAGATCCCGACATGGATGTTATGCAGGAGCGGTTTGCTCAACTTAAGAGCATAGCCATAAAGAGAGGCGGAGCTATAGGAATTTGTCATGTGAGGGAAAACACTATTGAGTTTTTGGAGACTATATACAAAAGTGCCCATTCTGATGTAGAATTTGTCACTGTGCCTGAATATCTGGAGAATTACCCTCTGGGCATAGAGGAGGAATAG
- a CDS encoding carboxyl-terminal protease (PFAM: Peptidase family S41; PDZ domain (Also known as DHR or GLGF)~TIGRFAM: C-terminal peptidase (prc)~COGs: COG0793 Periplasmic protease~InterPro IPR001478: IPR005151: IPR004447~KEGG: aco:Amico_1456 carboxyl-terminal protease~PFAM: peptidase S41; PDZ/DHR/GLGF domain protein~SMART: peptidase S41; PDZ/DHR/GLGF domain protein~SPTR: Carboxyl-terminal protease;~TIGRFAM: carboxyl-terminal protease), which yields MWKRLRDITAGIIIGAILAGGVLITFAGEGKISKSSEISELLPFSPSELWLIKQARIIMETYFVEPPEKIKEEEILYGAIRGMIKSWGDPYSRFVDPKELENEEIEMEGEYGGLGIYIAQRDGRTLIISPIEGTPAERAGVKPMDEIVKIGDEVIYGWDQDKVVKNLRGEPGTKVTIWVRREGHEDLIKFDITRELIQIHTVRHEMLDDYGYIRIIQFNQRTKSEFSSALNDVIEKGAKGIVLDLRNNPGGLLDACISVADMLIDDGIIVSTRGRFERANEVYYATPGKMTDLPIVVLVNEGSASASEILSGALKDHKRAIVMGKKTFGKGSVQTLFYLPDASGIFVTIAKYYTPNGTVIDKIGLEPNIVVEGEFEKDHDKDVQLKRAIEELNKLAVGQGVKTN from the coding sequence ATGTGGAAGAGATTGCGAGATATCACAGCTGGAATAATCATTGGCGCCATTCTTGCAGGTGGGGTCCTGATAACTTTTGCGGGAGAGGGTAAGATATCGAAAAGTTCCGAGATAAGTGAACTCTTGCCGTTCAGTCCTTCTGAATTGTGGCTAATAAAGCAAGCCAGGATAATAATGGAAACTTACTTTGTTGAACCCCCGGAGAAGATAAAAGAAGAAGAGATTCTCTATGGAGCCATAAGGGGAATGATCAAGTCTTGGGGAGACCCATACAGCCGTTTCGTGGATCCCAAGGAACTAGAAAACGAAGAAATAGAGATGGAGGGAGAATATGGAGGATTAGGAATATACATAGCTCAGAGGGATGGTAGGACGTTGATCATAAGTCCAATAGAAGGAACTCCTGCTGAAAGAGCAGGAGTGAAGCCCATGGATGAGATCGTAAAGATTGGCGATGAAGTTATTTACGGTTGGGATCAGGACAAGGTTGTAAAAAACCTTAGAGGAGAGCCTGGGACGAAAGTCACTATATGGGTAAGAAGAGAGGGGCATGAGGATCTCATAAAGTTTGATATAACCAGGGAACTGATCCAGATACATACTGTAAGGCACGAAATGCTGGACGATTATGGATACATAAGGATTATACAGTTCAATCAAAGGACTAAAAGCGAATTTTCCAGCGCCCTCAATGATGTTATAGAAAAAGGTGCAAAAGGGATTGTTTTGGATTTGAGGAACAACCCCGGAGGGCTTTTGGATGCCTGTATAAGCGTAGCAGACATGCTCATAGATGACGGAATAATAGTTAGCACCAGGGGGCGTTTCGAACGGGCTAATGAGGTCTATTATGCCACGCCAGGCAAAATGACGGATCTTCCGATCGTCGTTTTAGTGAACGAAGGTAGCGCTAGTGCATCAGAAATATTGTCTGGTGCTTTGAAGGATCACAAAAGGGCCATAGTTATGGGGAAAAAGACCTTTGGTAAGGGATCAGTGCAGACCTTGTTTTATTTGCCGGATGCATCTGGAATTTTTGTTACAATAGCGAAATACTACACGCCTAACGGGACAGTTATAGACAAAATAGGCCTTGAGCCCAATATAGTCGTCGAAGGGGAGTTTGAGAAGGATCACGACAAAGATGTACAGCTTAAAAGGGCTATAGAGGAGCTTAACAAGCTTGCCGTTGGCCAGGGAGTTAAAACCAATTAA
- a CDS encoding Peptidase M23 (PFAM: Peptidase family M23~COGs: COG4942 Membrane-bound metallopeptidase~InterPro IPR016047~KEGG: tai:Taci_0489 peptidase M23~PFAM: Peptidase M23~SPTR: Peptidase M23): MSKRISHVALLLLITFLLLLPLMGITPKAVFAGSSAIADLDTSIKAEEQRLERIKKQISYHERQVIQVSKREKNILKDLSQIGQKIVLLEQQIRLLNLREERTQMKIEELTKEISKTNGNIDKGKEIVARRLVALYKYGNVAQFNLLLSASNVHEVLNDVFILKRISEQDERYILGLLDSSRRLEKSKKELENQKALLVKQKAELEAKRRALRTAQAQREQLLKRISNRKELHLKAAKELQDAQKELENKIRNLILKKRQLAARSSQVLTYKGGKLRWPVRGKVTSTFGVRVHPVFKTKTAHTGLDIQAREGTPVRAAAEGEVLFTGWLNGYGQIIVLDHGSDLTTVYAHLSRVSVTEGSKVKSGQVIGNVGKTGLTTGAHLHFEVRVDGKAVDPMKYLRR; this comes from the coding sequence ATGAGTAAAAGAATAAGCCATGTGGCTTTATTGCTCTTAATAACTTTTTTGCTGCTTTTACCTTTGATGGGTATAACGCCAAAGGCTGTCTTTGCAGGCAGCTCCGCTATTGCTGATTTAGACACTTCAATAAAGGCCGAAGAGCAGCGTCTTGAAAGGATAAAAAAGCAGATAAGCTACCACGAACGTCAGGTTATCCAGGTCAGCAAGAGAGAGAAAAATATTTTAAAGGACCTTTCGCAGATAGGCCAAAAAATAGTTTTGCTGGAGCAACAGATAAGGCTTTTGAATTTGAGAGAAGAACGTACACAAATGAAGATTGAAGAACTGACGAAGGAAATATCCAAGACTAACGGAAACATAGACAAAGGCAAGGAGATAGTGGCAAGAAGGTTGGTGGCTTTATATAAATATGGCAATGTGGCACAGTTCAATCTTCTCTTGTCGGCTTCAAATGTCCATGAAGTTTTGAACGACGTTTTTATACTCAAGCGTATTTCCGAGCAGGATGAAAGATATATATTGGGACTTTTGGACTCTTCAAGGCGCCTTGAGAAATCCAAAAAAGAATTAGAAAATCAAAAAGCGCTTTTGGTCAAACAAAAGGCCGAGCTGGAAGCTAAAAGAAGGGCCCTAAGGACGGCTCAGGCCCAGCGTGAACAGTTACTCAAGAGAATCTCCAATCGCAAGGAGCTGCACCTGAAGGCGGCCAAGGAATTACAGGATGCGCAGAAGGAGCTTGAAAACAAGATAAGAAATTTGATATTGAAGAAGAGACAACTTGCGGCCAGGAGTTCTCAAGTCCTCACTTACAAGGGAGGAAAGCTTAGATGGCCGGTGAGAGGTAAAGTTACCAGCACCTTTGGGGTAAGGGTACATCCTGTGTTCAAGACTAAAACAGCACATACTGGTTTGGACATACAAGCAAGGGAAGGTACGCCTGTAAGGGCTGCAGCCGAAGGGGAGGTTTTGTTCACGGGATGGCTCAATGGATATGGTCAAATAATTGTCTTGGATCATGGGAGCGACTTGACTACGGTTTATGCCCACCTTTCTAGAGTTTCGGTAACAGAAGGCAGCAAGGTAAAATCTGGCCAAGTGATCGGGAATGTGGGTAAAACTGGTTTGACTACAGGAGCTCACCTTCATTTCGAAGTAAGAGTGGACGGTAAAGCCGTTGATCCGATGAAGTATTTAAGAAGATAG
- a CDS encoding carbon starvation protein CstA (PFAM: Carbon starvation protein CstA~COGs: COG1966 Carbon starvation protein predicted membrane protein~InterPro IPR001917: IPR003706~KEGG: aco:Amico_1452 carbon starvation protein CstA~PFAM: carbon starvation protein CstA~SPTR: Carbon starvation protein CstA): protein MYAGLFIGAVVFFALCYVFYGRFQARVYGLSDDNKPPSELFFDGVDYVPAHPAVLLGHHFASIAGAGPIVGPIAAANLFGWLPTYLWCLIGSAFLGGVHDMGALVSSMRHKGLSVGEVVDKWIGRKGKRLFLTFTWLALVLVVAVFLELSASTFAADPAVAFSGTLYIFMAMLFGVLIYKRGVSLSVVTVVMVPVVIGAVFFASGNEWVQTTFALSKNTWRLILTVYIFFASVLPVWLLLQPRDYLASYMLYFSVLLGAIGMIFGSKFEVNLPAFKGVNPAEGVYLWPMLFVIVACGAISGFHSLVGSGTTSKQLRRETDAKLVGYGSMLLEGVVAVIAIGTVMMAGGILKGGPTVTYGKGLGQFASLIGINPKVGTSLGLLALNSFLLTSLDTATRLARYQFQEFFDMKVNRYVATAVGVVFALALLYYKTGGVPAWKLIWPVFGASNQLVAALALLALAVWVKLGLKKNNAFAMYPFFFMIATTMAALLFLIKANIKNPLLSGISILLIILAVMLVKEAKDALSGHGPSANESGAAE, encoded by the coding sequence ATGTATGCTGGCCTTTTTATAGGAGCGGTGGTCTTTTTTGCTCTATGTTACGTTTTTTACGGAAGGTTTCAGGCGCGTGTTTATGGCCTAAGCGACGACAACAAGCCGCCATCCGAGTTGTTCTTCGATGGAGTCGATTATGTTCCGGCTCACCCAGCGGTACTTTTGGGGCATCACTTTGCGTCCATTGCAGGAGCGGGCCCCATCGTTGGTCCCATAGCTGCAGCTAACCTTTTTGGATGGTTGCCTACTTACCTGTGGTGTTTGATTGGATCGGCTTTCTTGGGCGGAGTTCACGATATGGGAGCATTGGTGTCCTCCATGCGCCACAAGGGCTTATCTGTAGGTGAAGTTGTGGACAAGTGGATAGGGCGGAAAGGCAAAAGATTGTTCTTAACCTTTACTTGGCTTGCCTTGGTTTTGGTGGTCGCGGTTTTCTTGGAGCTTTCTGCAAGCACCTTTGCTGCAGATCCTGCCGTTGCTTTTTCTGGAACCCTCTACATTTTCATGGCCATGCTCTTTGGAGTGCTGATATATAAAAGAGGAGTATCCTTGAGCGTCGTGACCGTTGTCATGGTACCTGTAGTCATAGGTGCAGTATTCTTTGCCAGTGGTAATGAATGGGTTCAGACCACATTTGCTCTCTCCAAAAACACGTGGAGGCTCATTCTTACAGTCTACATATTCTTTGCTTCAGTTCTTCCTGTGTGGCTTCTTCTCCAGCCTAGGGATTACCTAGCTTCCTACATGCTTTATTTTTCTGTCTTGCTGGGCGCCATAGGTATGATATTTGGAAGCAAATTTGAAGTTAACCTTCCTGCCTTCAAGGGGGTGAATCCCGCTGAAGGTGTTTACCTTTGGCCCATGCTTTTCGTTATTGTGGCCTGCGGCGCTATCTCGGGCTTCCACTCCCTTGTGGGAAGTGGTACCACCTCTAAGCAGCTTCGTAGGGAAACGGATGCCAAGCTGGTAGGGTATGGCTCAATGCTTCTTGAAGGGGTTGTGGCGGTTATAGCTATCGGCACGGTAATGATGGCGGGGGGCATTTTGAAGGGGGGACCCACCGTTACTTACGGGAAGGGCCTTGGACAATTCGCCTCATTGATAGGCATAAATCCGAAGGTTGGAACGTCCCTTGGTCTTTTGGCGCTCAATTCCTTCCTTTTGACCTCGTTGGATACGGCTACAAGACTTGCGAGATATCAGTTCCAGGAGTTTTTCGATATGAAGGTGAACCGCTATGTTGCTACAGCGGTGGGAGTCGTTTTTGCTTTGGCCCTTCTATACTACAAAACCGGTGGGGTTCCTGCGTGGAAGCTTATTTGGCCCGTATTCGGAGCCTCCAACCAGCTGGTTGCGGCGTTGGCCCTTTTGGCTCTGGCGGTCTGGGTCAAGTTGGGTCTTAAGAAGAACAACGCCTTCGCCATGTATCCTTTCTTCTTCATGATTGCGACCACGATGGCGGCTCTTTTGTTCTTGATAAAGGCCAACATTAAGAATCCCCTTCTATCAGGGATATCCATACTGCTGATTATACTGGCTGTAATGCTGGTCAAGGAGGCGAAAGACGCACTGTCAGGTCACGGACCAAGCGCAAATGAAAGTGGCGCGGCGGAATAG
- a CDS encoding hypothetical protein (PFAM: Hydrogenase expression/synthesis hypA family~KEGG: tai:Taci_1360 hypothetical protein~SPTR: Protein with rubredoxin/rubrerythrin domain protein) — translation MKKFRCLHCGHEFEVESVSTGLKCPKCLNRFVELVEGEPLKGKPWGSKSFSVPKIK, via the coding sequence ATGAAAAAATTCAGATGTCTCCATTGCGGTCACGAGTTTGAAGTAGAAAGTGTATCGACAGGTCTCAAATGCCCCAAGTGCTTGAACAGGTTTGTAGAACTCGTGGAGGGGGAACCACTCAAAGGAAAACCTTGGGGCAGTAAAAGCTTCAGCGTTCCAAAAATAAAATAA
- a CDS encoding Adenylosuccinate synthetase (PFAM: Adenylosuccinate synthetase~TIGRFAM: adenylosuccinate synthase~COGs: COG0104 Adenylosuccinate synthase~InterPro IPR018220: IPR001114~KEGG: aco:Amico_1454 adenylosuccinate synthetase~PFAM: adenylosuccinate synthetase~PRIAM: Adenylosuccinate synthase~SMART: adenylosuccinate synthetase~SPTR: Adenylosuccinate synthetase;~TIGRFAM: adenylosuccinate synthetase), translated as MRGKIEALLGAQWGDEGKGRVVDAIASRVDVVARFQGGANAGHTVIAEGEKHIFHLLPSGILFPGKTCIIGNGVVVDPDQLLEELGELQRKHKDRARLIISGAAHVVMPYHKLLDGMEERFRGVGRRIGTTKRGIGPCYVDKISRCGIRVEDLLNEDVLREKLAYNLELKNVILSKVYNEEPLSFGKLFEQAREWGEKLSPFVGDCSLEIERALQQGKTVLLEGAQGTLLDIDHGTYPYVTSSNATIGGGLTGLGIGPSSIANVIGVAKAYCTRVGSGPFPSEADEETANWLRDRGGEYGATTGRPRRCGWLDLVALRYAVRVNSMTMLALTKLDVLSGLEKIYVCTSYITEKGKTENFSGGSAFLEQAKPVYEELPGWQEDLGECRTFESLPKEARKYVEFIEEVIGIPITLIGVGAEREQVIKRGL; from the coding sequence GTGAGAGGAAAGATTGAAGCCTTATTAGGAGCCCAATGGGGCGACGAAGGAAAGGGAAGGGTTGTAGATGCCATTGCATCAAGGGTCGATGTCGTCGCAAGGTTTCAAGGAGGAGCTAACGCTGGTCATACAGTTATAGCTGAAGGCGAGAAGCATATATTTCACCTTTTGCCTTCAGGTATTTTGTTCCCGGGCAAGACGTGCATAATCGGTAACGGTGTAGTCGTGGATCCTGACCAGCTATTGGAAGAACTTGGTGAGCTTCAGAGAAAGCATAAAGACAGGGCTCGATTGATAATAAGCGGGGCTGCCCATGTGGTGATGCCTTACCATAAACTCCTCGACGGGATGGAGGAAAGGTTTCGAGGTGTAGGTAGGCGCATAGGAACTACGAAAAGGGGCATAGGACCCTGTTATGTCGACAAGATCAGTAGATGTGGTATCAGGGTGGAGGATTTGTTGAACGAGGACGTGCTGCGGGAAAAGCTGGCTTATAACCTAGAGTTGAAGAATGTAATACTTTCGAAAGTATACAACGAAGAACCTTTGTCCTTTGGAAAGCTATTTGAACAGGCTAGAGAATGGGGTGAGAAGCTATCTCCCTTTGTTGGAGACTGCTCATTGGAGATAGAAAGGGCGCTACAACAGGGGAAAACGGTTTTGCTGGAGGGTGCGCAAGGAACCCTTTTGGACATTGATCATGGAACATATCCTTATGTCACCAGTTCCAACGCAACCATAGGAGGGGGATTAACGGGCTTAGGGATCGGCCCCTCTTCTATTGCCAACGTCATAGGCGTTGCCAAGGCTTATTGCACCCGAGTGGGCTCTGGCCCTTTCCCTAGCGAAGCCGACGAGGAAACTGCCAATTGGCTGAGGGATCGTGGTGGCGAGTATGGTGCAACCACTGGCAGGCCAAGGCGGTGCGGTTGGCTTGACCTGGTTGCTCTGCGATATGCTGTCAGAGTGAACAGTATGACCATGTTGGCCCTTACAAAGCTCGATGTTTTATCCGGTCTGGAGAAAATCTACGTGTGCACTTCCTATATTACAGAGAAGGGAAAGACGGAGAACTTCTCCGGAGGTAGTGCCTTTCTTGAACAGGCTAAGCCAGTATATGAGGAATTGCCAGGGTGGCAGGAGGATCTAGGAGAATGTAGGACCTTCGAGTCGCTACCCAAGGAAGCCAGAAAATACGTGGAGTTCATAGAAGAAGTGATAGGTATTCCTATTACGCTGATAGGTGTAGGAGCGGAAAGAGAGCAAGTAATAAAAAGAGGGTTATAA
- a CDS encoding protein of unknown function DUF214 (PFAM: Predicted permease~COGs: COG2177 Cell division protein~InterPro IPR003838~KEGG: tai:Taci_0488 protein of unknown function DUF214~PFAM: protein of unknown function DUF214~SPTR: Putative uncharacterized protein): protein MTTFKYILRDAFRLMTRNVTLSFLTLVTTVAVFFLVSCSILFVMNIRNIVAGIENNLMITAYVTKDKSSAQAVAEKIGNLECVDSVKIVTPDKALEELRARLGNQADVVTLLDDNPLPPSVEIRLKDAGAVPVVARELLSMEEVEDIVYAGELARRLETLSAFVSRFSFGVLVIALAVGALVVFNTIRIGVYARREEIEIMLLIGATPGFVAFPFVLHGSLISSFGALLAGAGVYFSYERVVSALMASMPFLNFMTDQSVVMDLWFLLVGGGLTVGWICSWLAVSKFVRRAMKPR from the coding sequence ATGACGACTTTTAAATACATTCTCCGAGATGCGTTCCGACTTATGACGAGAAACGTTACTTTGAGTTTTTTGACTCTGGTTACGACGGTGGCAGTTTTTTTCTTGGTCAGCTGCAGCATCTTGTTTGTGATGAACATTAGAAACATTGTGGCGGGTATAGAGAATAACCTCATGATTACTGCCTATGTTACCAAAGACAAATCTTCTGCACAGGCCGTGGCGGAAAAAATTGGCAATTTGGAATGCGTCGATTCAGTAAAGATAGTTACTCCTGATAAAGCTCTTGAAGAACTTAGAGCCAGGTTGGGCAACCAAGCCGATGTTGTGACCTTGCTAGACGACAATCCCCTTCCTCCGAGCGTAGAAATAAGGCTGAAAGATGCCGGTGCCGTTCCTGTTGTGGCCAGAGAGCTATTATCGATGGAGGAGGTTGAGGACATAGTGTACGCAGGAGAGTTGGCAAGAAGGTTGGAGACTCTGTCTGCGTTCGTGTCAAGGTTTTCCTTTGGGGTGCTTGTTATCGCCTTGGCCGTGGGGGCGTTGGTCGTTTTCAATACTATAAGAATAGGGGTATATGCGAGGAGAGAGGAAATCGAAATCATGCTGCTAATAGGTGCAACCCCGGGTTTTGTGGCATTCCCTTTCGTTCTACATGGATCCCTTATAAGCTCTTTTGGGGCTTTACTGGCAGGAGCAGGTGTGTATTTTTCATACGAGCGAGTTGTTAGTGCGTTGATGGCAAGCATGCCCTTTTTAAATTTTATGACTGACCAATCTGTAGTTATGGATTTATGGTTTTTATTGGTCGGTGGAGGTTTGACCGTGGGATGGATTTGCAGTTGGCTGGCCGTTTCCAAGTTTGTTAGGCGCGCTATGAAGCCTCGGTAG
- a CDS encoding cytochrome c biogenesis protein transmembrane region (PFAM: Cytochrome C biogenesis protein transmembrane region~InterPro IPR003834~KEGG: shw:Sputw3181_2951 cytochrome c biogenesis protein, transmembrane region~PFAM: cytochrome c biogenesis protein transmembrane region~SPTR: Cytochrome c biogenesis protein, transmembrane region), whose protein sequence is MEGIVQVFSALWLGILASISPCPFASNLAAFSFIEKDCTNHREVLKAGLSYTLGRIATFTFLGFLISQGTSHISIISMALQKHGNMFLGPILVIVGVFVLDLLEIPPLKITSRMRAYKFYVGGPKSAFLMGILFALALCPVSAALFFGGLVPLAVRAKSYLLLPATFGLGSALPVSIMALSLSIGISAFIKSEQQLQRIQTWAKTVTGSAMIIIGLYFCFAYNLKIIT, encoded by the coding sequence ATGGAGGGCATAGTTCAGGTATTTTCTGCTTTGTGGCTAGGTATATTGGCATCCATAAGCCCCTGCCCTTTTGCCTCCAATCTTGCCGCCTTCTCGTTCATTGAGAAAGATTGCACTAACCACAGAGAAGTTCTAAAGGCAGGTCTATCCTATACCCTAGGCAGGATAGCGACCTTCACTTTTTTGGGCTTCCTGATATCCCAAGGTACTTCTCATATATCCATAATCTCCATGGCTTTACAAAAACATGGGAACATGTTTCTAGGTCCGATTCTGGTAATCGTAGGGGTTTTTGTTCTTGACCTCCTTGAAATTCCTCCCTTGAAGATCACCTCTAGGATGCGAGCGTACAAATTCTATGTTGGAGGGCCAAAAAGCGCTTTCCTAATGGGCATTTTGTTTGCTTTGGCTTTGTGTCCTGTATCGGCAGCTTTATTCTTTGGCGGGTTGGTACCCTTAGCAGTGAGAGCGAAAAGTTATCTATTACTTCCGGCCACATTCGGTCTAGGAAGTGCTTTGCCAGTGAGCATAATGGCCCTCTCTTTGTCCATAGGTATATCGGCCTTCATAAAATCAGAGCAACAACTTCAGAGAATCCAAACCTGGGCAAAAACGGTTACAGGATCTGCGATGATAATCATAGGCCTTTATTTTTGCTTTGCTTACAATCTAAAGATCATAACGTGA
- a CDS encoding hypothetical protein (KEGG: shn:Shewana3_2349 hypothetical protein~SPTR: Putative uncharacterized protein): MNIKRSTGLVLVLFALFCMFNAGIDLYNSLYNGSDTTTKMSSSFDHLQENIGPSAKIYFFYGNGKCPTCDVIKASAIEAINEIKKTCPNNLNIVWEEINIEEGENAKYITQYGLFSTTVVLQNPSDLQDWRRLDDVWELASNREHLKKYIKNQIIEFLGGCS; this comes from the coding sequence TTTATTCGCTCTGTTCTGCATGTTTAATGCAGGAATAGACTTATACAACTCTCTCTACAATGGAAGTGATACCACCACAAAAATGAGTTCCTCCTTTGATCATCTGCAAGAAAATATTGGCCCTTCGGCAAAAATATATTTCTTTTACGGCAATGGCAAATGTCCCACCTGCGATGTAATAAAGGCATCAGCCATTGAAGCCATCAACGAAATCAAAAAAACATGCCCCAACAACTTAAACATTGTATGGGAAGAAATCAACATTGAAGAGGGCGAAAACGCAAAGTATATCACTCAATACGGCCTTTTTTCGACAACTGTGGTCCTTCAAAATCCGTCAGACCTGCAAGACTGGAGGCGCCTCGACGATGTATGGGAACTTGCGTCGAACAGAGAACATTTAAAAAAATACATAAAAAATCAAATTATTGAGTTCTTAGGAGGGTGTTCATAA